In Brassica napus cultivar Da-Ae unplaced genomic scaffold, Da-Ae ScsIHWf_253;HRSCAF=424, whole genome shotgun sequence, one DNA window encodes the following:
- the LOC111199900 gene encoding uncharacterized protein LOC111199900, with translation MAVYYLDKDAAEWWESRDHQVGHMVTTWAAFKQEFERKYFTPESKRRLQQLENRLAVGNYESLTELVEKAVNVEIGLEAEKAATKKSKQHQEGKYGGNQRSFKGKDKEKESGGPSRRSLFTGKCFNCGKIGHKSSECYGKKPGSFQSNSYNPTCFTCGKKRHISTQCSVNRPIPATLITVHPPPAPPAIAPAPKRKAIGGRVYALELEDTKLPGPSKGPITGSLHVAGHPTHVLFDSGATHSFVAPEVAAEFVGSFVIDRMDVAVMTLGNQTLQAKECLRRVLLVISEKMFLADLLVVPLKGYEVILGMDWLSGYRAQLDCGKGRISFKENGQRQIVFYGISPSESVSLVAALRVEDLLKDGEAYLVTVTATLKELPPPRSNPFTINLEPGAKPIAKAPYRMAPAELAELKKQLEDLMEKGFIRPSSSPWGAPVLFVKKKDGSMRLCIDYREINNITIKDKYPLPRIDELLDQLRGASWFSKIDLASGYHQIPISEGDVMKTAFRTRYGQYEFVVMPFGLTNAPAAFMRLMNEVFHDYLDKFVIIFIDDILIYSKTEVEHKAHLKLVLERLRNQKLYAKFSKCSFWKREIGFLGNRVSGEGVSVDSEKVKAIEEWQRPSIEDRVIAYASRQLRKHEENYPTHDLEMAAVVFALRIWRSYLYGDVVEVFTDHKSLKYLFIQPDLNLRQRRWMEFVADYDLKIQYHPGKANVVADALSRRKLVSDIGKEVEALSSELKLMSLWAIQGELSEPLGIRAVNQAGLLARIRQEQQRDEKLKGIVAEVKNQEAPNASGYHVAADVKVEHQIPGGLLQILPVPQWKWDFITGLPPARGRSNNAIWVIVDRLTKVAHLLPMKETDKVEVLAEMYVDQIVKLHGVPTDIVSDRDPRFTSNFGKALQEAVGTKWFISTAYHPEMDGQTERTIRTIADMMRMCILDWAGSWKKHLPLIEFSYNNSFHSCIGMAPYEALYGRPCKTPLCWTEVGERREFGPEIVEEKMK, from the exons ATCCAAGCAGCATCAAGAAGGAAAGTATGGTGGAAACCAAAGATCTTTTAAGGGTAAAGATAAGGAAAAGGAATCGGGAGGGCCAAGTCGACGATCTCTGTTCACAGGGAAATGCTTTAATTGTGGCAAGATAGGCCATAAGTCAAGTGAATGCTACGGGAAGAAACCTGGATCCTTTCAGTCTAACTCCTACAATCCTACATGTTTCACGTGTGGAAAGAAAAGGCACATCTCTACGCAGTGCAGCGTCAACCGTCCTATCCCAGCTACGCTAATCACTGTCCATCCTCCTCCAGCTCCACCTGCAATCGCACCAGCGCCAAAAAGGAAAGCTATAGGAGGTAGAGTTTACGCTTTAGAACTAGAGGATACTAAACTTCCAGGTCCATCTAAGGGTCCCATCACAG GAAGTTTACATGTTGCGGGACATcccacacatgtattgttcgactcGGGGGCAACACATAGCTTTGTGGCCCCTGAGGTAGCTGCCGAATTTGTGGGTTCATTTGTGATTGACAGGATGGATGTGGCTGTGATGACTCTCGGAAACCAAACCCTCCAAGCAAAAGAATGCCTCAGAAGAGTTCTGTTAGTCATTAGCGAGAAGATGTTCTTGGCAGATTTGTTGGTGGTGCCCTTAAAAGGATATGAAGTTATCTTGGGCATGGATTGGTTATCAGGCTATCGGGCACAATTAGATTGTGGAAAAGGTCGTATTTCGTTCAAAGAGAACGGGCAACGGCAAATAGTGTTCTACGGGATCAGTCCAAGCGAGTCTGTGTCTTTAGTAGCTGCCTTGAGAGTGGAAGATTTGCTTAAGGATGGAGAAGCGTATCTGGTAACAGTAACTGCTA CATTAAAAGAGTTACCTCCACCTCGGAGTAACCCTTTCACAATTAACTTGGAACCTGGAGCTAAGCCGATAGCAAAGGCTCCTTACCGCATGGCACCCGCAGAGTTAGCAGAGTtgaagaaacaacttgaagATTTAATGGAGAAAGGTTTCATAAGACCTAGCTCTTCACCATGGGGAGCTCCGGTCTTATTTgtcaagaagaaggatggtagcatgcgacTTTGCATTGATTATCGAGAAATCAACAATATCACCATCAAAGATAAGTATCCTCTTCCGAGGATagacgagttgttggatcagctaAGGGGAGCAAGTTGGTTTTCGAAGATCGACTTGGCGTCgggctatcatcagattccaATATCAGAAGGTGATGTCATGAAGACTGCGTTTAGAACTCGTTATGGACAATACGAGTTCGTAGTAATGCCTTTTGGACTTACTAACGCACCGGCGGCcttcatgagattgatgaatgaaGTCTTCCACGATtatctcgacaagttcgtgatAATCTTCATCGatgacattttaatatattccaaGACAGAGGTCGAGCACAAAGCACACTTGAAGCTAGTGTTGGAACGGTTAAGAAACCAGAAGCTGTATGCCAAGTTCAGCAAGTGTTCTTTCTGGAAAAGAGAGATCGGGTTCTTGGGGAACCGTGTGTCTGGAGAAGGAGTTTCCGTAGATTCGGAAAAGGTGAAAGCCATCGAGGAATGGCAAAGGCCATCAATT GAAGACAGAGTGATTGCTTATGCATCAAGGCAACTCAGGAAACATGAAGAGAACTACCCAACACACGATTTAGAAATGGCGGCAGTGGTGTTTGCGTTAAGGATTTGGAGATCTTACTTATATGGAGACGTCGTGGAAGTATTCACAGATCATAAGAGTCTCAAGTACTTGTTCATACAGCCTGATTTGAACCTGCGACAAAggcgatggatggagtttgtggcgGATTACGACCTGAAGATTCAATATCATCCAGGCAAAGCTAATGTGGTCGCAGATGCACTAAGTCGTAGAAAGTTGGTATCTGATATTGGAAAGGAAGTGGAAGCGCTATCAAGTGAGCTCAAGTTGATGAGTTTATGGGCAATTCAAGGGGAGCTAAGTGAGCCTTTAGGCATACGTGCCGTAAACCAGGCAGGTTTACTCGCACGGATCAGACAGGAGCAACAACGTGATGAAAAGTTAAAAGGGATCGTCGCAGAAGTTAAAAATCAAGAAGCTCCAAACGCAAGTGGCTATCATGTGGCAGCAGATG TCAAAGTCGAGCATCAGATTCCAGGAGGATTGTTACAAATATTACCAGTACCTCAGTGGAAATGGGATTTCATCACTGGGTTACCGCCGGCTCGAGGAAGATCAAATAATGCAATATGGGTGATTGTCGACAGACTGACGAAGGTGGCGCACTTGTTACCTATGAAAGAAACAGATAAGGTAGAAGTATTGGCAGAGATGTATGTGGATCAAATTGTGAAGTTGCATGGTGTGCCAACAGATATAGTCTCCGATCGAGATCCTAGATTCACCTCAAATTTTGGGAAGGCGTTACAAGAAGCTGTGGGAACTAAGTGGTTCATAAGCACCGCGTATCATCCCGAGATGGACGGCCAAACCGAAAGAACCATTCGCACCATAGCGGATATGATGCGGATGTGTATATTGGATTGGGCGGGAAGCTGGAAAAAACATTTACCATTAATCGAATTctcctacaacaacagctttcATTCTTGCATAGGTATGGCACCATATGAGGCGCTTTATGGGAGGCCATGCAAAACACCTTTATGCTGGACcgaagttggagaaagaagagagtttgGACCCGAAATTGTAGAAGAGAAAATGAAATAG
- the LOC125601372 gene encoding uncharacterized protein LOC125601372, with the protein MSSSTDHLVATFWDWNTCSCPIESEASARTLISNIESGLGQVPHGHEYRICRNNRFLCGDITAIERSLLVDQRFDCYYAPRRNPFCGEHAHLLPDQKRLAAELGLESLLVHYADVHRDSGPWNILLITGDSSFATSMDYLYYSGYTIFLAKPSDAADSFEQHSNYAWDWTPLHTSAATQPIHVHPPSP; encoded by the exons ATGTCCTCCAGTacag ATCATCTTGTTGCCACGTTTTGGGACTGGAACACGTGCTCATGCCCTATTGAGTCTGAGGCCTCTGCTAGAACTCTAATCTCCAACATTGAAAGCGGTTTAGGCCAGGTTCCCCATGGCCATGAGTATCGCATCTGCAGAAATAACAGATTTCTTTGTGGGGATATAACTGCAATTGAAAGGAGCCTTCTCGTAGACCAACGTTTCGATTGTTACTATGCTCCCAGAAGAAATCCGTTTTGCGGTGAACATGCTCATCTTCTGCCTGATCAGAAAAGACTTGCCGCTGAGCTCGGTTTAGAGTCATTGTTGGTACATTATGCTGACGTTCACCGAGATTCCGGACCATGGAATATACTCTTAATTACAG GTGATTCAAGTTTTGCAACTTCAATGGATTATCTTTACTACTCCGGATACACCATTTTCTTAGCGAAGCCAAGTGATGCAGCTGATAGTTTTGAACAGCACTCCAACTATGCATGGGATTGGACACCCTTGCATACTAGTGCAGCTACTCAACCGATTCATGTTCATCCTCCGTCTCCTTAA